From the genome of Candidatus Zixiibacteriota bacterium:
CGTTCGCAAATCTCCGGCCGGGCGGGAATTCACTCCCGCCCGGTGCCGTTTTCCAGCGAAATTTCTGTTGATAAATCCCAACAATTGATTAAGTTAAGGGTCTTGTAACGACTGTCGATATGTCCGAAGTGAATTAGCAGGAGCCATTTTTTCGATGACGACCAAGAAGCGAATCTCCAAGCACGAAATGAAAGAAGATCAGTTCGTCACGGGGATGTTCAAGTTAGAAGAGTGGGCGGAAGCGAACCTCAAAACGATCATCATTGCCGTCGGCGCCGTGATCATCGTCGGCGTTGCCATTTGGGTTTACATTGCTCAGTCGGGTAGTGCCGAGGACAAGGCCTTCGACATCCTTGGTCGCGCCGAAGTCGAAATGCGTACCAACCAGACGCAGTTGGCCATCACCGATTATGAGGAAGTGCTCAATAAGTACGGCTCCACGCCGGCCGCCTCTCAGGCCGCTTTCAAGCTGGCCAACCTGCTGTTCCAGAGCAACGATTTCGTCAAAGCCGAGCAGGCCTTCCGCACCTATGCCGACAAGTACGCTACCGATGACACCTTCCGTCATTCGGCCAAGCGTGGGATCGCCGCATCGCTCGCCGGCCAGGCGCGACATCAGGAAGCCGCCGCCGCCTTTCTCGAAACTGCCAAAGCGGATACCGCGGCGGTAACCTACGAAGAAGACTTGTTTGATGCCCTCGAAAGCGCCGTCAAAGCCGGCGACCAGACACTGGCCCGGGAAGCGTTTGCGCTTCTGGAGAAACGTGGCTCCAGTTCCGAGCGTTATCGCAGTGCCAAGATTACCTTGATTGAGAAGGGTATCCTGACCTACGATCAGGGCGAGTTCAAGTAAGAACGCGAGGTGAACGCCGGTGAAGCTGGTATTCATCTGGCACATGCACCAGCCTTACTACAAGGATCTGAAAACGGGGGAGATCCTGATGCCCTGGGTGCGTCTGCACGGCGTCAAAGACTACCTCGACATGCTGCTCATCCTCGATGAGTTTCCGCACCTGCGCCAGACATTCAATCTCGTCCCGTCGTTGCTCGATCAGATCGTCGATTACACCGCCAATCGCGCCGAAGACAGCCACCTCCGCCTGTCACGTAAGAATGCCGACAACCTCGACGACGACGATAAGCTTGAAATCCTTGACACATTCTTCTCGGCGCACGAGCCGACCATGATCAAACCGTATCCGCGCTATCTCGAGCTGCTGCAGCGCGCGCGCCGCTCAAGTCCGCGCCAGCGTCTCAATAGCTTCTCCGCGCAGGATTTCCGCGATCTGCAGTTCTGGTCGAATGCCGTTTGGATCGATCCCATGTTCCGTTCCGACGCGCGCGTCAAACCGCTCTACGCCAAGGGTCGCAATTTCGACGAAGCCGCCAAGCAAACCCTGCTCGACTATCAGATCGAATTGATGACCCGCATTATTCCGGAACACCAGAAACGCGTCGCCGCCGGCAAGATCGAGGTTTCCTTCACGCCGTACTATCATCCGATTCTGCCGCTGCTCGTCGATCACGAAATCGCCCGGACCGCGCTGCCGCAAATCGAACTGCCTAAGCGCCGTTTCGCGCACCCTGAGGATGCTGACGAGCAGATCCGCCGCTCTGTCGCGCTCTACCGCAGCTACTTCGGCGACGACCGGCCCGGCATGTGGCCCTCCGAGGGCTCGGTCTCCGAATCAATCCTCCCGCTGCTCCAGCAACACGGCATTCGCTGGATCGCCACCGATGAGGAAATCTATCAGGGCTCGGTGCGCCTCGCCTCCGAACGCGGCCTCAAGCTCGATGTCGCCGGCAACGGCTTCCATCGCGCCTTCTCCGTCGGCGACCCCGCGCAGCCGATCGGCATCTTCTTCCGCGACCACAAACTCTCCGACAAGATCGGCTTCGTCTACTCCGGCTGGGATGCCGACAAAGCCGCCGAGGACCTGGTCACCAATCTGCGCGAACTGGACAAGCTCTACGCTGCCGGCGGGGAAGAACCCGTCGTGTCGATCATCCTCGATGGCGAAAACGCCTGGGAATACTATCCCAACGACGGCCATGATTTCCTGCGCGCACTTTACAGCCGACTTGAGCAGGAGAAGACAATCACCACCGTCACGCCGCGTGACCTTCTCACCGGACAACAGCCGGTACACCACCTGCCCAGTCTCTTTCCTGGCTCGTGGATTAACCACAATTTCCGCGTCTGGATCGGCCATGCCGAAGACAATGCCGCCTGGGACCTCCTCACCCTGACCCGCGACAAATTGGCTGAGATCGAGAATTCACCACAGTCGCCGGCGCCGGAAGTCCGCGAGTTCTGCTGGCAAGAGATCTATATTGCCGAAGGTTCCGACTGGTGCTGGTGGTATGGTGACGAGCACCACACCGATCACTTTCGCACCTTCGACGCGCTCTTCCGCAAGCACCTGCAAAACGTCTGGGAAGCGCTCGGCCTCGAGCCGCCGCCCGGACTCTTGCGCCCGATCCGCAAACTGCCGCGTTTGCCCGGCATCTTCGAGCCGACCGATTTCCTCCATCCCTCGATCGACGGCCGCCAAACCAGCTTCTTCGAATGGTTCGGCGCCGGTCGCATCGACTGCAACAAACTCGGCGGCGCCATGCATCGCGCCGACAATCGCATCTACCAGGTCCTCTATGGCTATGACGATCGCTACGTGTACTTCCGCATCGACTTTGAGAAGGACCGGCCAGCCAACGGTGACGGGGTTGCCGTCCAAATCGAAATCGCCTGTTTATTGAAGGCTGTGATCACCATCGGCAAGACTGAAACCCGTATGCGGATGCTGGATGGTTCGGAAATGGCCGGCACCCTGCCGCAGGCACGCTGGCAGCAGATCGTTGAGGTGGCCTTGCCGCGTGAATTGCTGAAGTTTGATGACGACAAACACCTCTATTTTGCCGTCGCCTATCTGGAGAGTGAAAAAATTGTTGAAAGATGGCCGGAGGCCAATTATATAGCGATGGAATTGCCCGACCCCGGGCAATCGCAATTCTGGCAAGTCTAAGCGGAAGGCGTTCGAATGGATGACAAAGAATTCCAAAACTCGGGCGAGGAAGCCGCTTACTCCGGCGAGTCGGCGGCCGGCAGCGATAGCACAGCCTACGCTTCCGAGGAGGCCATGATCGAAGAAGGGAAGGCGGCAGCCATCCTCGGCTATGTTCCTTTCTTGTGCTTCGTCCCCTTGATCAAAATGCGACACAATAAGTTTGCATTTCGGCATGGCAAACAGGGATTGGTACTGCTTATGATCGAGATTCTTGCCATCTTCTTCATGTTCGATATCATTTCCAACCTGTTCTGGGGCATTATGCTGATCCTGGCAATCGGTTCAGCAATTTTTGGGATCTTGTATTCCCTTCAGGGAAAAGAGTTTACGCTACCATTTATCGGGCAGCATATCGACCGGCTCAAGATTTAGCTTGAAAAGGGTCAGAAATATCGTATAATATGTAGCTATTAAGTCAAGGTGGGCTGATGAGCGGGATTCCCGGAAGGGTTGTTTTCGTTCGTTTCTGTGTTTTGCGAGATTTGTCCGGAGGGAAAGGATGTTAATCTTCAAAAAGCCGTCGGAGATGGAATTCCGACAGGTAATGCGGATGGTGGAAAAATTTGATCTCTCACCGACCGATCTGCCACCCGATTCCTTCACCATTCTCAAAAATGATGAACGGATTCTCGGCTTCGGCGCGATGCGGGCCAACGACGGCTATACCGAGCTTGAGTTGCTCGGAGTCGCCGAGGAATATCGCGGGCGGGGCTGGGGCAGAATGATTGTCAAGAAGCTCCTGGAGCAGGGCCCCGATACGGTCTGGTTGGCGACCGATATGCCGAAGTTCTTTGAGAAGTTTGATTTCGTGTCGTCCAAACAGGTGCCGCGTGAGCTGTCCAAGAAGATCAATCCCAACGAAGTCTTCATTCCCGGCCAGCCTAAACCGGCACCGCTACCGAAAAATCGTCTCAAAGCTATGGTCTACATGCGGAAGAAGTAGCATCGGTTCATTGACATCGGATGAAACAAGAAGCGTCCCGCCCGGCGGGACGCTTTTGTTTTTGGCATCAACTCTTCCGGTCCAATGCTTCTCAGCACCCGCACGGCGGCAACCCGCCACCAAAAATATACGTGATCAAATACACCGCGTCCGAAATACTGAGCGTACCAGTGCAGTCCGCATCGCCGGATGCCTGCGGCTCGGGCGCCGGCCCGCCGCCAAAGATATAGTTGATCAACATCACCGCATCTGAGATGTTCACCGCCTTCGAACCGTCCGCATCACCGGCGACATAACCGCATCCTTCCAGCACGATCACCTTCGACTTGATCCCCGCAACGTTGATCATCACATCCGCCAGCGTCGTGTCGGGGTAATCCGGGTGGGTAACGGTCAGCGCATAGATTCCCGGCTCGATGTCGTTGATCTGAAAATTGCCCTGAGCATCCGTCGTGTCCGTAACCGGATGCTCGCTCAAAAAGACCTCCGCGCCCTCTACGGGAAGCGAATCGGAATTCACGACCGTCCCGGCAATCATGCCGTGGCTGTGCGCTTGATCAACGAATGTCACGGTGCCCGCCGACCAGTCCAACGAAGTCGTCCCGCCATCTGTGATAGTGCACATGACGTAGAGCGGCTGATCCTCCGGCACGTAAGCCGAGTTGATGATGTAGAATCCCTGCGCTGCCGGCGTATTCAGCGAAGTCGGCAGGAGCGCCTGCTCGCCGTTGGCCGAGGGAATCGCATTGGTGTAAACCGTCACCCAGCATTCATCGCTCTCGGGATCGGCGAGACTCCAGGTCACCGTATACGTGTCCTGACCGTGAATCAGCGTGGTATCACCTGCACCCGGCTCCGTCACCGTGAGACTCGGCGCATTATTTGCAGGGGGATTGATCGTCAGGGTGTACAATGGATTCACCGCCCCCTGGTCGCCATAGACCCGCGCATAATACCAGCCCTCGGCGCGCCCGGCCAACGACACAAATTCCGAGTCAGAATTCGAGGTTGCGGCCGCCACCAATAGGTGATTGGCGCTGTAAATGCCGAGGTCAAGATCGCCAAGAGCATTGTCGAAAGTAATCTTCACGAAGTCACCGGAAGCGCCGCTGTGGTTCATGTAGAAGCGGAAGTAATCGTCGTTGTTGTTGTCATGGATACTCAGGCCGCTGATGACCCGCTGGGGATTGCACGGACCGAGATTGGGGCTGTTGTTCGAACCGACCGGCCTCGCATCGACGCCTTCGAACGAGTTGTTCGGCTCATAGGCATCCGCCACGCCGGAAGAACCATCGCCGATCGTGACCAGGATCCGCGTCGCGTTGTTGTTTTCGTTCTCTTCCAGAATCGTGTTGTCCGGATCAACTACCGACTCGAGCCAGTAGACCCCATCCGGCACATCGGTCACGTCGATGTTTTGTCCCGGCAGATCCTTGCTGTAGATATCAACCCATCCGACCGATAGCCCCTGGATCGTCGACGAGCACGAGTGAAATTGGCCATCGGGATCGAAATTCGGCAGCGTGCTGTTGTAAACCGCCAGGTCGAGAATGCAGAAGCTCGTCTTCTCGCCGGCAGCGATGATCGGCCCCACGCCTAAGTCGGGGAGAAGTTCGCGAATGCGAAACTGGCTCCAATTCTCCACGTGAATGTGGTCGTGCCCGGGATGAAAGATGAACTTGCCTGCCGTCCGGTCAAAGAAACTTCCGTCGCTGCGATACACGCGTTGCCGTACATCCTGCGTGCCGTCGCCGTTGGCCGGCAATACGCCGTACAAGTACAATTTGCCCGGTCCCAGATTCGGCGTGGCATTGGAGAGCTTCAAATGCCGCCGCCCCGGCACCACCGTCGTTGACATTTCGTTGTCATAGAGATCGTTCTCGCGAATGATGATATCGGGCAGCAGCGTATCGACAACCGACGAGTCGTAGGGAACACCCTGGACATTTATTTCATAGGCGCCCGCTTCGGCATGGTAGCCGTCGACGACGATGTAATAGCGCCCCGGCGTCACCGCCGCTTGCGAGATCAGCGACTGGCCATTCGGACACGCCGGATTGTCGTCGTTGCAATACCTCTGATTCAGCATTGAATCCAGAATGGCGATCTTCGAGTCATGATACTGCGCGCCGCAACTCGTCCAGACCGTCAGCAGCGTTGTCGTGTCCAATTCGACGGTATACCAGTAATCCTGCGCCGTGTCCGGACCGCTGCTCTCGCACTGTATGATCACGTCATTGCAAGCGCCGCCAGTATTGCCCTGATCGATGAACGGCAGGGAAGTGATCACCTCGGCGTTTGTCTGATTCGAGCCGTTACTGCACGGTGGCGGCAATGGATTCCAGTGCACGTTGAGTTGGTAAGGCCCGGAGGCGCCGCTGTACCCGTCAACGACGATGTAGTACGTTCCTGCCGCGAGTGCCTGCCCGCTGATGCGCGATTGATAGTTCGGATTGCCGCAAGCTGGATCATCATCGTTGCACGCCACCAACGCCAGCTGGGCATTGAATATCCCTAACCGGGTATCGTAACTGGGGGGGCCGCTCGACGCGCACGTCGTCCATGCTTCGATCACGAAGCTTTCACTCACCGTCAGCACGTACCACGCATCCGGCGCCGTATCGTTGCCACCATTGCAGGAGGGAATTGAAGCGTTATTGCCCTTGCCCACTGTCGTGCCACTGTCTTGATAATCGCTGGTGTCGATCACCGTCGCATTCGCGGCGTTACTGCCGCCATCGCGCATCGAGTTTAGACCTGTCGCCGCAGTGCTTCGACTCGTCAAGTACTCCAGCTCTGCCGCATGCCACAGCGCACCGGGAACCGGCTCGCCCTGACTCTTCAAATGGTCGATTTCGAGTTGAACGCTGGAAGTAGGGATCTTGTCCGACGCGAGGGCCATCGATGTGAAGCCACAAAGCAGAAGTATGATCCACAGGAGTGTGAAAAAGCGCATGGATTCTCCCAAATACCAGGGGCCTTAAGCGGAGGCACCGAAAACGTTAAATGCAACGCAACTAATCGTGTATATGAATGTAAGATAAGAACTTCGACCATAGTAGTCAATGATTATTGCGCGCTGTGTGCCTGGAGGCATAAGCACGCCGCGTGCAGAAAATGTGCATAAATTCTCAAGTTTTAATTGACATAATTGAACGTGATTACTATCTGTTGTGGCATTGCTGGCCAAGAACAGCAATATATTGAGAAGCAGTTTTGGCGATCTTCAGGGATTGAAGTTCTCTGGAACAGTGCCGACATTAGTGACAGCAGTTCATTCTCTGAACAGATCGAATCAGGTCCGTGGCGGAGAATGAGTTTCACTCGAAAAGCACGTTTTCTCGCCCCGAGCTGTTGAGTTGATTGGCAGTTGCGGGACCATTACTTCGCCCGTAAGAGGCATTTGTCACCGGCGGCGCATGGATGAAACGTTTTTGGGCGCGCTCCGGAATACGTTGTGTGGGAAAAACTTAAGAATGGTCCGTATCGGATTCGAACCTGTAAGTGTATCTATCTTGCCGTTGCGTCGCTTCTCCGGCACATCCGTTGCCCTCTCCCGAGTGGGTTTTTGGATTAACAACGCGATGACGGGAGAAGCACGATGAACTCGCGGTCTTTGCTTCAGCATCTGATAATCACCATGCTTGCCATATTCCTTGCCGGCGAAGCTGCCTGGGCCGGCTCCGGCACCCATGCTGCCGATTTCTTAAACATCCCGGCGGATTCCCGTG
Proteins encoded in this window:
- a CDS encoding tetratricopeptide repeat protein; protein product: MTTKKRISKHEMKEDQFVTGMFKLEEWAEANLKTIIIAVGAVIIVGVAIWVYIAQSGSAEDKAFDILGRAEVEMRTNQTQLAITDYEEVLNKYGSTPAASQAAFKLANLLFQSNDFVKAEQAFRTYADKYATDDTFRHSAKRGIAASLAGQARHQEAAAAFLETAKADTAAVTYEEDLFDALESAVKAGDQTLAREAFALLEKRGSSSERYRSAKITLIEKGILTYDQGEFK
- a CDS encoding alpha-amylase/alpha-mannosidase codes for the protein MKLVFIWHMHQPYYKDLKTGEILMPWVRLHGVKDYLDMLLILDEFPHLRQTFNLVPSLLDQIVDYTANRAEDSHLRLSRKNADNLDDDDKLEILDTFFSAHEPTMIKPYPRYLELLQRARRSSPRQRLNSFSAQDFRDLQFWSNAVWIDPMFRSDARVKPLYAKGRNFDEAAKQTLLDYQIELMTRIIPEHQKRVAAGKIEVSFTPYYHPILPLLVDHEIARTALPQIELPKRRFAHPEDADEQIRRSVALYRSYFGDDRPGMWPSEGSVSESILPLLQQHGIRWIATDEEIYQGSVRLASERGLKLDVAGNGFHRAFSVGDPAQPIGIFFRDHKLSDKIGFVYSGWDADKAAEDLVTNLRELDKLYAAGGEEPVVSIILDGENAWEYYPNDGHDFLRALYSRLEQEKTITTVTPRDLLTGQQPVHHLPSLFPGSWINHNFRVWIGHAEDNAAWDLLTLTRDKLAEIENSPQSPAPEVREFCWQEIYIAEGSDWCWWYGDEHHTDHFRTFDALFRKHLQNVWEALGLEPPPGLLRPIRKLPRLPGIFEPTDFLHPSIDGRQTSFFEWFGAGRIDCNKLGGAMHRADNRIYQVLYGYDDRYVYFRIDFEKDRPANGDGVAVQIEIACLLKAVITIGKTETRMRMLDGSEMAGTLPQARWQQIVEVALPRELLKFDDDKHLYFAVAYLESEKIVERWPEANYIAMELPDPGQSQFWQV
- a CDS encoding GNAT family N-acetyltransferase translates to MLIFKKPSEMEFRQVMRMVEKFDLSPTDLPPDSFTILKNDERILGFGAMRANDGYTELELLGVAEEYRGRGWGRMIVKKLLEQGPDTVWLATDMPKFFEKFDFVSSKQVPRELSKKINPNEVFIPGQPKPAPLPKNRLKAMVYMRKK
- a CDS encoding carboxypeptidase regulatory-like domain-containing protein, with protein sequence MRFFTLLWIILLLCGFTSMALASDKIPTSSVQLEIDHLKSQGEPVPGALWHAAELEYLTSRSTAATGLNSMRDGGSNAANATVIDTSDYQDSGTTVGKGNNASIPSCNGGNDTAPDAWYVLTVSESFVIEAWTTCASSGPPSYDTRLGIFNAQLALVACNDDDPACGNPNYQSRISGQALAAGTYYIVVDGYSGASGPYQLNVHWNPLPPPCSNGSNQTNAEVITSLPFIDQGNTGGACNDVIIQCESSGPDTAQDYWYTVELDTTTLLTVWTSCGAQYHDSKIAILDSMLNQRYCNDDNPACPNGQSLISQAAVTPGRYYIVVDGYHAEAGAYEINVQGVPYDSSVVDTLLPDIIIRENDLYDNEMSTTVVPGRRHLKLSNATPNLGPGKLYLYGVLPANGDGTQDVRQRVYRSDGSFFDRTAGKFIFHPGHDHIHVENWSQFRIRELLPDLGVGPIIAAGEKTSFCILDLAVYNSTLPNFDPDGQFHSCSSTIQGLSVGWVDIYSKDLPGQNIDVTDVPDGVYWLESVVDPDNTILEENENNNATRILVTIGDGSSGVADAYEPNNSFEGVDARPVGSNNSPNLGPCNPQRVISGLSIHDNNNDDYFRFYMNHSGASGDFVKITFDNALGDLDLGIYSANHLLVAAATSNSDSEFVSLAGRAEGWYYARVYGDQGAVNPLYTLTINPPANNAPSLTVTEPGAGDTTLIHGQDTYTVTWSLADPESDECWVTVYTNAIPSANGEQALLPTSLNTPAAQGFYIINSAYVPEDQPLYVMCTITDGGTTSLDWSAGTVTFVDQAHSHGMIAGTVVNSDSLPVEGAEVFLSEHPVTDTTDAQGNFQINDIEPGIYALTVTHPDYPDTTLADVMINVAGIKSKVIVLEGCGYVAGDADGSKAVNISDAVMLINYIFGGGPAPEPQASGDADCTGTLSISDAVYLITYIFGGGLPPCGC